Proteins encoded within one genomic window of Chrysemys picta bellii isolate R12L10 chromosome 6, ASM1138683v2, whole genome shotgun sequence:
- the PDE6B gene encoding rod cGMP-specific 3',5'-cyclic phosphodiesterase subunit beta: MSIKEDDVEKFLDGNPAFAKQYFDKKLRPEPLSSNQTSEESEILFELIQDMQESINMEKVVFKTLRRISCLIHADRCSLFMYRQRNGTPELATRLFNIEKDSTLEECLVAPDCEIVYPLDMGIVGHVAQTKRTMNIKDVNECTQFSRFVDELTQYTTRNILATPITNGKDLVAVIMAINKMHGPFFTSSDESLFLKYLNFASLNLKIYHLSYLHNCETRRGQVLLWSANKVFEELTDIERQFHKAFYTVRAYLNCDRYSVGLLDRTKQKEFFDVWPVLMGEVPPYSGPRTPDGREIVFYKVVDYILHGKEDIKVTPNPTADHWALATGLPTYVAESGFICNIMNAAADEMFKFQEGPVDDSGWTIKNVLSMPIVNKKEEIVGVATFYNRKDGKPFDEQDETLMESLTQFLGWSVLNTDTYDKINKLENRKDIAQDMVLYHVKCDKDEIQEILPTRERLGKEPMECEEDQLTVLLKEELPDPIQSEIYEFHFCDFKCTELELVKCGIQMYYELGVVKKFQIPQEVLVRFMYSVSKGYRKVTYHNWRHGFNVAQTMFTLLMTGKLKRYYTDLEALAMVTAALCHDIDHRGTNNLYQMKSQHPLAKLHGSSILERHHLEFGKFLLSEESLNIYQNLNRRQFEHVNHLMEIAIIATDLALYFKKRTMFQKIVDESKTYDNENSWTEYLSLETTRKEIVMAMMMTACDLSAIAKPWEVQSKVALLVAAEFWEQGDLEISVLQQQPIPMMDRKKAPELPKLQVGFIDFVCTFVYKEFSRFHEEIQPMYERLLNNRKEWKALGDEYDAKMKVLEEEKKKEEEKMAAKQAAMMTTCNGGTTPPSRTCCII, encoded by the exons ATGAGTATCAAGGAAGATGATGTGGAGAAGTTTCTCGATGGTAACCCTGCTTTTGCCAAGCAATACTTTGATAAGAAACTGAGACCAGAGCCACTGAGCAGCAATCAGACATCAGAGGAGAGTGAGATACTTTTTGAGTTGATCCAAGACATGCAGGAAAGCATTAACATGGAGAAGGTTGTTTTCAAGACTCTAAGAAGAATCAGCTGTCTCATCCACGCAGACCGCTGCAGCCTTTTTATGTACAGGCAAAGGAACGGCACACCAGAGCTAGCTACCAGGCTTTTCAATATCGAGAAAGACAGCACGCTGGAGGAATGCTTGGTGGCGCCAGATTGTGAAATTGTCTATCCTTTGGACATGGGCATCGTGGGGCATGTTGCTCAAACCAAGAGAACTATGAACATCAAGGATGTCAATGAG TGCACTCAGTTCAGCAGATTTGTTGATGAACTCACCCAATACACTACAAGGAACATCCTTGCAACTCCCATCACGAATGGCAAAGATCTAGTTGCTGTGATCATGGCCATTAATAAGATGCATGGCCCATTCTTCACCAGCTCCGATGAAAGT CTTTTCCTGAAGTATCTGAATTTTGCCTCCTTAAACCTGAAAATTTATCATTTGAGTTATCTTCACAATTGTGAGACTCGAAGAGGCCAG GTGCTGTTGTGGTCGGCTAATAAGGTATTTGAGGAGCTGACGGACATCGAGAGGCAGTTCCACAAAGCTTTTTACACAGTGAGAGCATATTTGAACTGTGATAGATATTCAGTGGGCCTTCTGGATAGGACCAAACAGAAG gaatttTTCGACGTGTGGCCAGTTCTAATGGGTGAAGTTCCACCTTATTCCGGCCCCCGGACTCCAGATGGCAGA gaAATAGTCTTTTACAAAGTCGTCGATTATATCCTACACGGAAAGGAAGATATTAAAGTTACCCC AAATCCCACAGCAGATCACTGGGCACTTGCTACTGGACTCCCAACGTATGTAGCGGAAAGTGGCTTT ATCTGCAACATTATGAATGCTGCTGCAGATGAGATGTTTAAATTTCAG GAAGGTCCTGTAGATGACTCAGGATGGACTATCAAAAATGTATTATCGATGCCAATAgtaaataaaaaagaagaaattgTTGGTGTTGCcacattttacaacagaaaagacGGGAAGCCATTCGATGAACAGGATGAGACCCTCATGGAG tctttGACCCAGTTCCTGGGCTGGTCTGTCCTCAACACGGATACTTATGATAAGATAAACAAGCTGGAGAATCGCAAGGACATTGCTCAGGACATGGTGCTGTACCACGTGAAGTGCGATAAGGATGAAATTCAGGAAATCCTG CCAACACGAGAGAGGCTGGGGAAAGAACCAATGGAATGTGAAGAAGACCAATTGACGGTACTACTG AAAGAAGAACTGCCAGATCCCATTCAGTCTGAGATCTACGAGTTCCACTTCTGTGATTTCAAGTGCACCGAACTAGAGCTTGTGAAGTGTGGAATTCAGATGTACTACGAGCTTGGGGTGGTGAAAAAGTTCCAGATTCCACAAGAG GTGCTGGTGAGATTCATGTATTCCGTCAGCAAGGGTTACAGGAAGGTTACTTACCACAACTGGCGGCACGGCTTCAATGTGGCACAGACCATGTTCACGCTTTTAATG ACTGGCAAACTGAAGCGTTACTACACAGACCTTGAAGCCCTTGCTATGGTAACTGCAGCTTTGTGTCATGATATTGATCACAGGGGCACCAACAACCTGTATCAGATGAA ATCTCAACATCCTTTAGCAAAACTTCATGGTTCATCAATTTTAGAGAGACACCACTTGGAATTTGGAAAGTTCTTGCTTTCAGAAGAG TCCCTGAATATCTACCAGAATCTCAACAGACGACAGTTTGAGCATGTGAATCATTTGATGGAAATTGCTATCATAGCAACTGACTTAGCGCTTTACTTCAA AAAGAGAACTATGTTTCAGAAGATTGTTGATGAGTCCAAGACGTATGACAACGAAAATTCCTGGACTGAATATTTGTCTCTGGAGACCACAAGAAAAGAGATTGTCAT GGCCATGATGATGACTGCCTGTGACTTATCTGCGATCGCTAAACCCTGGGAAGTGCAGAGTAAG GTAGCTCTCCTAGTAGCAGCTGAATTCTGGGAACAGGGAGACTTGGAAATAAGTGTACTCCAGCAGCAGCCTATT CCTATGATGGACAGGAAAAAAGCACCGGAGCTTCCAAAGCTTCAAGTCGGTTTCATTGACTTTGTGTGCACATTTGTCTATAAG